In the Drosophila teissieri strain GT53w chromosome 3R, Prin_Dtei_1.1, whole genome shotgun sequence genome, tttaattaatacacTTTTTTCCCGCGTGTTTTGGGGGAATGGTAAAAGGGGATGAGTGGTAGCCACTTGGAGCGCGTAATTTGCGCCAAATTACAGATGAAAAGCAGcgaaaattgtaaaaagcTGGAAAGCGAGGTGGAGAGTTGGGGCGGGGCGCCACCCCTGCCAGGGGATGCGAAATGGGGGAGGCGAGCGTAATTGCAAACATGGGAATTGACTAATTGCGGGAAAGCAAGAGAGTCGAGCGCCATTGGTGGATATGGACTTGGATATGGACTTGGATTTGGGAATGGAAACGGACAGGGAACGAGGTGCGTGGGCGTTTTTGCATCCGTCAGATGTTTTGCCAACTTCAGGCAAGATATGCAAAAATCTTTGAGCACACGCATGTATCTGGCTTTATTGTTTCGACATCCTTATGCGAACGCGCGGCATCTAGCTGGATACAAAAGTATCTAGATCGGGCATTGTAGCCGGGAAAAGACAAAACCAAACCCTCCTCGAGGAGGGAGAGAATCCAAAGCCTGGCAACTGAGCCGCTTTCGGGCATTTAGTGGATTAACGAGCGGCGAACAAAACGCATGAGTGCAAATAGTTGGTTGGTTCGACGGGTAAGAGGCTCATTACCATTGTGCGGCGTGTGCAGTACgtggtaaatattttgctaCACTTTCCATTATCCATGGCCGGCCTTATTCCACCGTGGACAATGCACAAAGGACACGGCAGAACAACAAGATGGACTTCTGAGGGGTATGCGGCTTCTGAGGGATATGGGGCGGTGGTTTCTAATACAACCAGTGCAGCACATGTGAGGAGATGATCAGAAGAGGTATCTCTGTTTATCTCTGATCTCAAGGCAGTTTTTTAGCATGGATTTAGCATGGACATGCAGCTAGATGGCGAAGTATATAACATACTTTTTGATGTAAAACTAATAAAGAGAGAAAagaatagaaataaaaattgtttatgttCAAACATCTTTGATCCTATATAAAGGCTGATAATAATACTGActgataataaatattaaaatgatttgaatATCGCGCCACAAAATTATCGATAGGCCAAATCGATTAATGTCTGGCCAGTTTCCTGCGTATTCTGAGCTTCAAACGAAGCTGGTTACACCCTGCTGTCAagtttgttttcacttttttagGAAAAGTTCTGCCGGCTCCTCGTCGAATTCTGACTTAACATAAGACTTATAAAAACGTGATCTATTAGAACAAGATGTCTTTCGTAGGACGCTCACTGATCCGCAACGTAAGTATACCGAACAACCGAGAGTTTTTCGAAAACATGCCACAGCGATTACGTAATTGGCTGAACCCGCGTTCCAATGCGCAATCTAATAAATCATGCATTTCAGGTGCCGCTGATGGGCAAGGCCTTCCTAAGTCAGCAGAAACAGATTGCCGCCCGCCTCCTGCATCAGAGTGAGTTGAGATCCCCAACATTTAAGCCCTATAAACAGACGGACAGTTTGCACGTAGTATTCTAGTTCATTGACATCCGGCAGAATGTCACTGAGCTAATTGCTCTGTTTTGTATAACATTTACTTTAAACAGGTTCCTTATATTAACCCAAATTTAATACCTTTTCAGCCGCTCCTCTGGCTGCAGTCCGCGTCCAGCATCCCGCTCCCGATTTCAAGGGTCTGGCTGTGGTGGACAACAGCTTCCAGGAGGTGAAGCTGGAAGACTACAGGGGAAAGTACCTGGTACTGTTCTTCTACCCACTGGATTTGTGAGTACACTGAACTTACCATTGGACAGTTTTCCCTAATCCGCGATCCCATTTGCAGCACATTCGTTTGCCCGACTGAAATCGTTGCATTTAGCGAGAGGATCAAGGAGTTCCATGACATCAATACCGAGGTTCTGGGCGTTTCCGTGGACTCCCACTTCAGCCATCTCACCTGGTGCAATGTCGACCGCAAGAACGGCGGGGTGGGACAACTGAAGTACCCGCTCCTCTCCGATTTGACTAAGAAGATCTCTGCCGACTACGATGTGTTGCTGGACAAGGAGGGCATCTCGCTGCGCGGCACCTTCATCATCGACCCCAACGGCATCCTCCGCCAGTACTCGATCAATGATCTGCCCGTGGGCCGATCCGTCGACGAGGTTCTGCGTCTGATCAAAGCCTTCCAGTTCGTCGAGCAGCACGGAGAAGTCTGCCCGGCCAACTGGAACCCTAAGTCGAATCCGGCTACCATTAAGCCCGATGTAGAGGAGTCGAAAAAGTACTTCAGCAAGCACGGCTAGAGGATCATTTGATTATTTCTTAAACACCCAAAACATTCACTACACCAAAAGACTCGAAGAATAAAGAGGATAAAGATTTGAATTTCCGGCATTACaatttataaacataaaacCCTAGGCATCGCACTAATTTAGTATCGCACTAATTTAGTAGATGTCTATAAAGGATCTAATAAATCTAtctcatttttatatttcagaCATATTGGGGACTGTATTGGGAATGTAAAAATGCCGATTTAGTCGTTTAATagaattaaaaactatttaattccGTCCTTTATTTGAAGCATcgtaaatacaaattagttttgtAGGTTTGTCTCGATTATCATTAATGGTGAAAGCGAATATTATGGTTGGGGATTAAAATTACGTTCATAATTGATTGCAGGGACAGTCTCACAGGGTCGAGCACTATCGTAGGACCATCTGACTGTCCTCGTGATCGATCTTACAAGATGCGAAAGCTCAAGCGGATGGCGGTGGAGGTGGCGGCGGCTGCGACAGGCTCAAGGCTGGTGGCGGCGGGGCGCAGGGCGGAGGGGGAGGCGGCGCATAGCCGCCGCCCCAGCCACTGTAAGCGCCTCCACCCCACGGCGGCATGGGCGGGGCACTGGTGCCGGGTGGCGGCGGGATAAGCGGTGGCAAGGTGCCCGGTATAGGTGGATTCAGCGGTTCTGTAGCCGGCGGCGGAGGCTGCGGTGCGCTCATCCACGGCATCAGCGGCGGTGGCATCGGAGGCGGGGCTTGGGCGCCCGGCGGGGCCGGCACATAGGCCGCCATAGCGTGCTCCATGCCAAGGCTCATGCCGTGATCCATCGCTGCCAAACCGTGACCGTGCTGGTCCAATCCCATACCGTGCTCCATACCCATGCCGTGATCGTGCGCCGCCGCTCCCCATCCGCCCAGGTCGCGCTGGTGATCTCGCGACGAGGAGCTCGGTGGCGACTGGATGGCCTGCATCTGGGAGGGTTTCTTGTCAAAAATGCTGTAGCTGGCCCGGTGCAACTGGGGTCCATTACTGGCCGGTGGATCGGGCTTAGCAGAAGCGGATGGCGGCGGTGGTCCTTCTCCCAATTCGGCCATCAAACTCATATACTCCTCGTCAATCTTAGCCTGGGAATCCTCGCAGGCCATGCCAGGTGCTCCGGATCCTGGGCGTTTGTTGCGGCAATCCTTCGTCAAATGACCGGTACCCCCACATGAGGTGCACACTATAGTATTCGTGATGATCGGCTTATCCGGACATTGCCAGGACTTGTGGTCCGTTGAACCGCACGTGCAGCGTTGGATATCGTTCTCTCGAAGGGTTCCATTCAGTTGAGCCAGTTCTCGCAACTGCATTCTGCGGAGATCGTTGTGGCCCTCGGGCACTTCGATACCCTGACGAATGACGTCTTTGATTTTGTCCACTGCCTTGCGCACCGCCTCCGGATTGGGCGCGGTAATAAAGGCATGCAGTGGCTCATCCTCGCCCGGCAATGGTTGGCCATCCTTTCGCCCCACTTTGCCCTCCTTCACCGATCCCTTGCCGCGAATTATGATCTTGGCGCCCGTATCCTTCTCCATAGCCTTGAGCGTGTTGCCTCGCGGCCCGATGAGCAGGCCCACAAAATTGATGTCAGGGTGCTGCTCTTGCGGAATCAGCACTTTGTCGCTTACGCGAGTGACTGGCGGTCTAAAGAACACCAAAATTCAATTACAGATGGTCCAAAACATAGCCATCTAGCGAACTATAACCAACACTTACTTGTAATCCGCTGGGGGCTTAAACTCGGGGTTCACCGTCTGCATTTTGACGATCAGTTGATGACGCTGTTCTTCCAGTCGCTTTCTGTAGCGGAACTCACGGGTGTTCAACCGCTTGCCATCAGAGCTATAAATGGGCTCCGGCGAGGGCGATCTGTGGACGAGAAGAATAGAGGGAAGAGGCGACTTTGGTGAGACTGATCTTGAGCTTAAAGGCGGCAGGATGCTATTGGCGCTAGACTTATTGATCTTAACGTACGTACTAACTAGTAACTTTTATCGAATATGCTGTAAGttgcaaatcaaattcattAATCAAGTTCATTCATTAGCATTAGcagaaaaaaattatttgctgGGGAATTAAGAAAAGaagaattttgattaattCGTTCGATTCGGTAGCTGTATCTAtttcgtttctgtttctgtcgCACCCTGAGTTTCTTTGCGAGAAACCCGAACTACCGGGACGCTTAGTGGAAGAAAAGAAGAGTTGACATTAATGAAGATGTAGAATCTATTCCGGTTATCTTCAGGCTCTTACTTATTTGTGGCCCCTTTGGATGGTATCATTCAATCGATCACTGATATGATCGCTGTCTCTAGAAACCCTTGAAGAGTATTATtagttaaaataattatttttataaacaaattaactaCGAAACCCAGCTCATACAGTTAGTCTCCAGACagccttttccccttttttcgaCTCCAATCAGGAGTTTTACTTCGGTTTACTAGTTAGGACTAAATTCATATAGTGTTCAATACAGTAAATATCGGTTACTACGTAATATTCATTGGTAAGCTACTATATAGACCATATTTACTTTGACCAAAACGTATAATTAATTGCTTTTGGAAGAAGTATTAACCGACTTTTACTGTACCAACAACAGAATGGAGAGTGATACAACACTCAACGGATCTTAAACGGTATAGAGATACATGTGAAACCGGAGTCAATGGCATGCCGCAATGAAACCTGCTGGACTCATGTGCTCATCCTTCCGGACCGGAATCCGTCATTTTGGGGGTAGATATTGCTGCAGTGAGTGGCTGGAAACGTTCACTGGCCTCACACGGACGAGACCTTTGATTGAGAGACTCAGTAGGGGAGAGAGAACTGTATCAAACCTTTCTTCCGGATTCTGCGTGATGCCCAGGTCGCCGGTTCGCAGCTTGCGGCTTATCTCCTCGATTTGAAATTGAACTGCAATTAGAAGGCGTTAGAAAAGAAGGAAGAAAATCGAGCGCAACCTCGACATTAGTAAACGTCACATGTTGTTTTTCTAGAAAATTGGAGAGATATCAATTAAATGGGGGTCAAGTGATATTGTGGCTATTGAGACTTGAATCGCTTAGTGTGTCCGCTCCTAAACTAACTGAAAATGCTGTGAGCGTTACAATTgagttaattaattaattaattaagtggGGGTTTAATTTGATTAGTTTCAATGCGCTTTAACcgctgcaaaaataaataaaagcttaACAGCCATATAAATGCTCTGTATGCGAATTGGATTTGGAATGCAACTCATgtcgtatcgtatcgtaacGTTTGTGTGCCACGCCGGAATCCCTTCAAAAAGAGAACGAGAGATTATTATATGATGCTCAATGCCGTTTGTTGTTGATTTCAGATTTAAGTTTGGTTTACGATATCTGCGGCAGCTGCACGTCCCCAGCGTCTGACTCTGAAGTGTGGCTTTCTCTCTGTATTCATCCTTAATAGTTGGTCATTAAACTTAGAAGTAGTTGTAGTTCTTAAAAGCTAACTTAGTTGCGGGATCAGCTGCGATCAACAGAAATTTGGTGCATTGTATTACCTAGATAGGCCTCCTGCTGAGCTGGGTCCAGGGTGGAGGGCAGAATTGTGGGCATTCCAGGAATAAAGGTCTTGTCGTTTTCACTGCCACCCCAGCGAGACTTGCGCTTCCTCTTCCGCTCGGCAGCGCTGTCCGCTGAAAAAGTaatatcaattaataaataaacataacttTAAGGCCGAAGGAAATACATTTTGCCTCTATTTTAGTACCAACCTGAGTTATCAAATGCCCCATTGCTGGTGGAGTCGTTGCTGTTCTGGTTGTTGAAGAACGAAGCGAATCCTTTGTTGCCTGCGGCATTCCCCATTAGCTCCTGGATGGTCTGGGTTAGGTCAAACCGCTGCTCACGTCCCTCCTCCCTGATGGTTTCCAATCCTTGCTGTCGGTCGAAGAGTGACGGGATTCTGGGTTGATCGTGATCCTGATTTAGCGAGTTTCGACTGTTGGTTGTGTCGAAGGGGTTCACGTGCGTGCGTTCCCGGCTGCTCCTTTGCGAAGGCTGGTCTCGTTGATCTCTCTGACCGCCTCGATCATTGCGCCGGCGCTCATAGCTGCGACTGCGTGAGCGGCGTCGACGACTCCGGTCATAATCATCGCGTCCACCCCGCGAGCTACTGCGCCTGGAGCGGGAGTCACGATCTCTGTCCCGCTTGCGGTCACGATCACGATCCCTGCTGCGCGATCGCTTCCTTCGTCTGTCCCCGTCGTCGTAATTGCGCGACTTGCTGCGGTGCGAGCGGGAATCCCGGTCGCGTTCTCGGTCTCGGTCACGATCACGATCACGATCACGTTCGCCGCGATCGTCCCGACGGCGACTGTCGCGGTCCCTGCTGTCTTTATCCCTGCAAAGTTAAGAGGAGGTTATTATATGCCACTGATAAGATTTCTATGATGCGATGAACCAAAGACATAAAGCAATAATAGCAGCATTGCTTTGATCCTGAAAtccaatttgttttataaaagaACAAAGTAGGAAAATGTGTACACCGGAAGAGGGGGTGAAATGGATAAACGCTAAGTAGGCGAGGTATCAAAATAGTTCTTGCAACGCACGCACCTTTTCTTCCTGTCCTTGTCCCgatccttgtccttgtcccgatccttgtccttgtccctCCCACGATCCCTGGAACGGGAGCGCTCCTTATCAGCgcttctgccgctgcctccGTTGGCAGAggcggcgactgcgactgcggccGAGACTTCTCGGGACGCCGCCAACGAAAGTAGGTCCGGCGGCGTGGCGCTCATGCTTTCTTCACCACCTGCACACTAACAACTTACAGACTGTAGCCACGCGAACTTTAATAGTTTCAAACAcgctttaaaatgtaaaaacccttttttttcgtATGCGGCGTTGCGTGTGAAAATTTTTGTGGCAaggaacgaaacgaaaatgGCGACGTGGTTCAGTGTTGGAAAGCACATGTCATTAGTTATGAGCGGCGGTAACCGTTATATGTCACGGCAAACGGTATCAAAGAGTTGCGcgttatataaaatttatatttttgatgtACGTATATAATGAATATGTATAATGTTTATCATaagcaatttaattgctttgaTTAGAACATTAATACATTAAAGTATCGTTTCTTTTAACTAacctttaaattgttttaaaacatATGAGTAAACAACACGTATCTATCTGCGTTTGCCTGAAACGTTttgttgtaattaaatatagttttttattatgttcaaataaatgttatttaagttatattcttattctgataattatggttttttttttgtttatttacagcACGACTTAAAACTGATCCCATTACCATTAGCCGTGACTGTTCCCAGGACTAGTCAACACTGGTTTCGGCATTTCGTGAACGCGCTAGTACGTTATTGGGTTGCACGTGTGaggtgttttgttttgctccatGAACTCGGTTTAATTTATCCGTAAAACGCGATAAAAAACAATGGTGGCCAAGGGAAAGAAGGCCAGCGCCGATGCTGTTTACGCCAAAAAGACGATTAAGTCGTCAAATCCATTCGACAACTCGACGGCACAGTCGAGCAAGCGAGGCAATCCCTTCGATGTGCACGTGAACAAGGAGAAGTTCAAGATCCTGGGGAGGATCTGCAAGCATGACAGGGGAATGCCAGGAGTGTCGCGAGCCAAGGCCCTCCAAAAAAGAGCTCAAACCTTAGGTCAACAGTTCGCCGTGAAGCACAAGACCAATCGCTTCAAGGATAACCGAATTGGCAAGCACTTGAGTGGCGATCAGCTAACCGAGTCAGTGATGAATGCCCGCTACCTGGCCGAAAAGATGTCCCAGGTGCGATCCAACCAGAAAGCGGAGAAGTTCAACCTCAACGACGACGAACTACTGACGCACAGAGGACAAACTCTGGAAGAGATCGAGCAGTACAGAGATGAGCGGTCTGACGACGAGGAGCTAGACGACGAGGCATTGGACGGTATACCCCAACGTTTTTACCTTAAAACCATCAACTAACTAACATATCCTTTCAGCGGActttactgctgctgctcatttCGGCGGAGAGGGAGACTCTGCCCAAGACCGCCAGGCGGCCATCGATGAGATGATCGTTGAGCAAAAGCGCCGAAAGAATGAGATCGCCAAAGAGAAGGACGAAGTGTATGATCTCACCGAGAAACTTGATGCCAACTATAAGCTTCTGCTTCCGCTAGTGGCCAAAGCCACGAAGGATGAGCAGGACGCCAAGCCACCACCAGATGCCTACGACAAACTGCTCAAGGAGATGATCTTCGAGCCGCGTGGCAGTGTTGCGGATAAACTAATCAATCCCGACGAGCTGGCCAAACAGGAGGCCGCTCGTCTGGAGAAGCTCGAGAACGAGCGGCTCCGTCGAATGCGAGCCGATGgcgaggaggatgaggaggccTCCATTGCCAAACCCAAGCACCGATCTGCAGATGACCTGGACGATGGCTATTTCTTGGCTGGCGAAGATGACGAGGGAGATGATACACTCGCTTACGATTTGGACGGCAATCTTGGAACACATCTTAATGGAAAGAAGGAACTGAAGGCGGAAGGAAACGAAAATGAGGACGATGAAGAGGAAggggaagaggaggaagatgAGGACTCGGATGAGGAGAGCGATTCAGAGGTCGACAATCTGAGCGATCTCAAGGAATCTGAAAGTGAATCCGAGCAAGAAGAAGCTCCTAAGGCTAGTAAAAAGAAAGCGAAAAAGTCAGAGAATACAATTCCCGCCTCCTTGGACACCAGCATTCCGTTTACCATCAAGATGCCCAAGACCTACGAGGACTTCACAGAGCTCCTCTCCAAGCATGCTACGGCACAGAAGGCGACCATTATCGAAAGAATCATAAAATGCAATCATCCCAAACTGGAAGGTGTTAATCGTGAGAATGTAGTTAAGTTGTACTCATTTCTGCTGCAATATCTAAAGGATTTGTTTGAGGATGCCAACGAGCAAGACATTCGCGAACACTTCCAATTGCTCTCAAAGCTTATGCCTCACTTATATGAATTAACGCAACTGAATCCCGAACGCATGTCCAATACATTACTGGAGGTGATCAAAGAGAAGTACGGAGAGTTTAGAAAAAATCACAAGATGTATGCTTCACTAGAGACTTTGGTGTACTTCAAACTAGTAGCCAACTTGTACTCGACTTCCGATTTCCGCCACCCGGTGGTCACTCCTTGCTTTATTTTCATGCAACACGTCTTGTCCAGATCACGAGTGCGGACGCGACAGGAAATATCCATGGGCCTGTTCCTGGTCACCGTAGTCTTGGAGTTTGTGTCCCAATCCAAGAGACTGGTTCCAGCCGTATTCAATTTCCTGCAGGGTATTGTACACATGTCCATACCCAAAAGGGATGTGGAACAGTTGGAGATCACGCCGCCCTTTGAGCGCGATGGTCCATTGAGCAAGCTCCTGGCACTCCCAGCT is a window encoding:
- the LOC122619624 gene encoding splicing factor 1 isoform X2 gives rise to the protein MQTVNPEFKPPADYKPPVTRVSDKVLIPQEQHPDINFVGLLIGPRGNTLKAMEKDTGAKIIIRGKGSVKEGKVGRKDGQPLPGEDEPLHAFITAPNPEAVRKAVDKIKDVIRQGIEVPEGHNDLRRMQLRELAQLNGTLRENDIQRCTCGSTDHKSWQCPDKPIITNTIVCTSCGGTGHLTKDCRNKRPGSGAPGMACEDSQAKIDEEYMSLMAELGEGPPPPSASAKPDPPASNGPQLHRASYSIFDKKPSQMQAIQSPPSSSSRDHQRDLGGWGAAAHDHGMGMEHGMGLDQHGHGLAAMDHGMSLGMEHAMAAYVPAPPGAQAPPPMPPPLMPWMSAPQPPPPATEPLNPPIPGTLPPLIPPPPGTSAPPMPPWGGGAYSGWGGGYAPPPPPPCAPPPPALSLSQPPPPPPPSA
- the LOC122619624 gene encoding splicing factor 1 isoform X1 gives rise to the protein MSATPPDLLSLAASREVSAAVAVAASANGGSGRSADKERSRSRDRGRDKDKDRDKDKDRDKDRKKRDKDSRDRDSRRRDDRGERDRDRDRDRDRERDRDSRSHRSKSRNYDDGDRRRKRSRSRDRDRDRKRDRDRDSRSRRSSSRGGRDDYDRSRRRRSRSRSYERRRNDRGGQRDQRDQPSQRSSRERTHVNPFDTTNSRNSLNQDHDQPRIPSLFDRQQGLETIREEGREQRFDLTQTIQELMGNAAGNKGFASFFNNQNSNDSTSNGAFDNSADSAAERKRKRKSRWGGSENDKTFIPGMPTILPSTLDPAQQEAYLVQFQIEEISRKLRTGDLGITQNPEERSPSPEPIYSSDGKRLNTREFRYRKRLEEQRHQLIVKMQTVNPEFKPPADYKPPVTRVSDKVLIPQEQHPDINFVGLLIGPRGNTLKAMEKDTGAKIIIRGKGSVKEGKVGRKDGQPLPGEDEPLHAFITAPNPEAVRKAVDKIKDVIRQGIEVPEGHNDLRRMQLRELAQLNGTLRENDIQRCTCGSTDHKSWQCPDKPIITNTIVCTSCGGTGHLTKDCRNKRPGSGAPGMACEDSQAKIDEEYMSLMAELGEGPPPPSASAKPDPPASNGPQLHRASYSIFDKKPSQMQAIQSPPSSSSRDHQRDLGGWGAAAHDHGMGMEHGMGLDQHGHGLAAMDHGMSLGMEHAMAAYVPAPPGAQAPPPMPPPLMPWMSAPQPPPPATEPLNPPIPGTLPPLIPPPPGTSAPPMPPWGGGAYSGWGGGYAPPPPPPCAPPPPALSLSQPPPPPPPSA
- the LOC122619625 gene encoding peroxiredoxin-2, which codes for MSFVGRSLIRNVPLMGKAFLSQQKQIAARLLHQTAPLAAVRVQHPAPDFKGLAVVDNSFQEVKLEDYRGKYLVLFFYPLDFTFVCPTEIVAFSERIKEFHDINTEVLGVSVDSHFSHLTWCNVDRKNGGVGQLKYPLLSDLTKKISADYDVLLDKEGISLRGTFIIDPNGILRQYSINDLPVGRSVDEVLRLIKAFQFVEQHGEVCPANWNPKSNPATIKPDVEESKKYFSKHG
- the LOC122619037 gene encoding nucleolar protein 14 homolog gives rise to the protein MVAKGKKASADAVYAKKTIKSSNPFDNSTAQSSKRGNPFDVHVNKEKFKILGRICKHDRGMPGVSRAKALQKRAQTLGQQFAVKHKTNRFKDNRIGKHLSGDQLTESVMNARYLAEKMSQVRSNQKAEKFNLNDDELLTHRGQTLEEIEQYRDERSDDEELDDEALDADFTAAAHFGGEGDSAQDRQAAIDEMIVEQKRRKNEIAKEKDEVYDLTEKLDANYKLLLPLVAKATKDEQDAKPPPDAYDKLLKEMIFEPRGSVADKLINPDELAKQEAARLEKLENERLRRMRADGEEDEEASIAKPKHRSADDLDDGYFLAGEDDEGDDTLAYDLDGNLGTHLNGKKELKAEGNENEDDEEEGEEEEDEDSDEESDSEVDNLSDLKESESESEQEEAPKASKKKAKKSENTIPASLDTSIPFTIKMPKTYEDFTELLSKHATAQKATIIERIIKCNHPKLEGVNRENVVKLYSFLLQYLKDLFEDANEQDIREHFQLLSKLMPHLYELTQLNPERMSNTLLEVIKEKYGEFRKNHKMYASLETLVYFKLVANLYSTSDFRHPVVTPCFIFMQHVLSRSRVRTRQEISMGLFLVTVVLEFVSQSKRLVPAVFNFLQGIVHMSIPKRDVEQLEITPPFERDGPLSKLLALPANSECTKLESQQLQPADLVTQTITPDFKVRALDTSLLLIKEALQLVEEHAGACYLAQPFLRLLSRLPLESYPEHVHLHHKEATELAEKLAAQKMKPLAPAAKKPKALRLLEPRFEAVYDDKRRPKMSKAKEERAKLLHKIKREKKGAIREIRRDTAFVQELKLKQTLQSDKERHEKVKRIYQEASVQQGELNELARAKKKKKF